From Camelina sativa cultivar DH55 chromosome 20, Cs, whole genome shotgun sequence, the proteins below share one genomic window:
- the LOC104772838 gene encoding F-box protein At1g30790-like, producing the protein MSQTRSRFLVAVRITENRVILLSTSHKEVPTTSLVTNLPMPICGCRQNSIRYTSLHTYLEMTLSGFPVDLVHCSSIHGLFGLSHPSDPGRFTICNPSTRQVITLPDIKASSGRREHVYMFMGYDPVGNVYKALCSTSWHGQPCQEHMVLTIGGGNLSWRSIKGRKIPRYTVVTNGICISGMVYYGVSTTLRQEKRFFIFRFNVRSECIGSINIYWPVIKHGSLINFNGRVAGVRPLPRAPPGSFDLWILDDFDKKRHWYRKGLTVHPLLLHLSGNIELKILGVNKSYEVVIGPLKFPPKHEPLYQARPTPKAAKTSALGHIIYANNFG; encoded by the coding sequence ATGTCCCAGACTCGGTCACGGTTTCTAGTCGCTGTTCGTATTACTGAGAACCGTGTAATCCTCTTATCGACTTCACACAAAGAAGTACCTACTACTTCTTTGGTTACCAATCTTCCAATGCCAATATGCGGTTGCCGGCAGAACTCTATTCGTTATACTTCTTTGCATACCTATCTCGAAATGACACTGTCCGGTTTCCCTGTGGACCTTGTTCATTGCTCTTCCATCCATGGATTGTTCGGTTTGTCACATCCTTCAGATCCAGGTCGGTTCACgatatgtaaccctagcacTAGACAAGTCATAACATTGCCGGATATCAAAGCTTCTAGTGGTAGAAGAGAGCACGTATATATGTTCATGGGATATGATCCTGTTGGTAATGTATACAAAGCATTGTGTAGCACGTCTTGGCATGGCCAACCTTGTCAAGAGCACATGGTTTTAACAATTGGAGGAGGAAATCTTTCATGGAGAAGCATCAAAGGTAGAAAAATCCCGCGTTATACAGTTGTAACAAATGGAATATGCATCAGTGGGATGGTGTATTACGGTGTGTCGACTACCCTAAGACAAGAGAAGAGATTctttatttttcgttttaacGTTAGAAGTGAGTGCATAGGTTCTATCAACATATATTGGCCAGTCATAAAACATGGATCATTGATCAACTTCAATGGGAGGGTTGCCGGGGTTAGGCCCTTACCACGTGCTCCTCCCGGTAGTTTTGATTTGTGGATTCTAGATGACTTTGACAAAAAACGCCACTGGTATAGGAAAGGACTAACTGTCCACCCTTTGTTGTTGCATTTGTCCGGGAATATTGAGTTAAAAATCTTAGGGGTGAACAAAAGCTACGAGGTCGTTATAGGTCCGCTAAAGTTTCCTCCCAAGCATGAGCCATTGTACCAGGCCCGACCCACCCCTAAAGCAGCCAAAACATCAGCTTTAGGCCACATAATATATGCAAATAATTTTggctaa